In Palaemon carinicauda isolate YSFRI2023 chromosome 21, ASM3689809v2, whole genome shotgun sequence, the following proteins share a genomic window:
- the LOC137615519 gene encoding uncharacterized protein — translation MVKEAGEEIEDNGLTNYESSCVDWHRKTINRRRWKDMSEAWKAMTKSPPPEIRRWKNLPSISSVVASEKCLPSISSVVASEKRLPSIRSVVASEKHLPYISSVVAPEKCLPSISSVVASEKHLPSISSVVASEKHLPSTSSVVASEKRLPSISSVVASEKCLPSISSVIASKKGLPSIRSVVVSEKSLPSISFSSSIKEGPTFCKLRSNIREAPTFYKLSSSIREAPTFYKLISSIKEGPTFYELSSSIREGPTFYKLGGSIREAPTFYKLSGSIREAPTFYKLSSSIREVPTFYKLSSSIREAPTFHKLSSSIREAPTFYKLSSSIREAPTFYKLSGSIREAPTFYKLSSSIREAPTFYKIPSNIIETPTFYEHSSSIREAPTFYKLSSSIREAPTFYKLSGSIREAPTFYKLSSSIREVPTFYKLSSSIREAPTFYKIPSNIIETPTFYEHSSSIREAPTFYKLSGSIREAPTFYKLSGSLREAPTFYKLSGSIREAPTFYKLSSSIREVPTFYKLSSSIREAPTFHKLSSSIREAPTFYKLSSSIREAPTFYKLPSNIRETPTFYEHSSSIREAPTFYKLSSSIREVPTFYKLSSSIREAPTFYKLSGSIREAPTFYKLSSSIREAPTFYKIPSNIIETPTFYEHSSSIREAPTFYKLSSSIREAPTLYRA, via the exons atggtaaaagaagcaggtgaagaaaTAGAAGACAATGGGTTGACGAACTACGAGTCTtcgtgtgtggactggcacagaaagaccataaacagacgcaggtggaaggacatgtctgaggcttggaAGGCTATGACTAAGAGCCCCCCTCCGGAAATAAG ACGGTGGAAGAACCTACCTTCCATAAGCTCAGTAGTAGCATCAGAGAAGTGCCTACCTTCCATAAGCTCAGTAGTAGCATCAGAGAAGCGCCTACCTTCTATAAGATCAGTAGTAGCATCAGAGAAGCACCTACCTTATATAAGCTCAGTAGTAGCACCAGAAAAGTGCCTACCTTCTATAAGCTCAGTAGTAGCATCAGAGAAGCACCTACCTTCTATAAGCTCAGTAGTAGCATCAGAGAAGCACCTACCTTCTACAAGCTCAGTAGTAGCATCAGAGAAGCGCCTACCTTCTATAAGCTCAGTAGTAGCATCAGAGAAGTGCCTACCTTCTATAAGCTCAGTAATAGCATCAAAGAAGGGCCTACCTTCTATAAGATCAGTAGTAGTATCAGAGAAGAGCCTACCTTCTATAAGCTTCAGTAGTAGCATCAAAGAAGGACCTACCTTCTGTAAGCTCCGTAGTAACATCAGAGAAGCGCCTACCTTCTATAAGCTCAGTAGTAGCATCAGAGAAGCGCCTACCTTCTATAAGCTCATTAGTAGCATCAAAGAAGGGCCTACCTTCTATGAGCTCAGTAGTAGTATCAGAGAAGGGCCTACCTTCTATAAGCTCGGTGGTAGCATCAGAGAAGCGCCTACCTTCTATAAACTCAGTGGTAGCATCAGAGAAGCACCTACCTTCTATAAGCTCAGTAGTAGCATCAGAGAAGTACCTACCTTCTATAAGCTCAGTAGTAGCATTAGAGAAGCGCCTACCTTCCATAAGCTCAGTAGTAGCATCAGAGAAGCGCCTACCTTCTATAAGCTCAGTAGTAGCATCAGAGAAGCGCCTACCTTCTATAAACTCAGTGGTAGCATCAGAGAAGCACCTACCTTCTATAAGCTCAGTAGTAGCATCAGAGAAGCGCCTACCTTCTATAAGATCCCTAGTAACATCATAGAAACGCCTACCTTCTATGAGCACAGTAGTAGCATCAGAGAAGCACCTACCTTCTATAAGCTCAGTAGTAGCATCAGAGAAGCGCCTACCTTCTATAAACTCAGTGGTAGCATCAGAGAAGCACCTACCTTCTATAAGCTCAGTAGTAGCATCAGAGAAGTACCTACCTTCTATAAGCTCAGTAGTAGCATCAGAGAAGCGCCTACCTTCTATAAGATCCCTAGTAACATCATAGAAACGCCTACCTTCTATGAGCACAGTAGTAGCATCAGAGAAGCGCCTACCTTCTATAAACTCAGTGGTAGCATCAGAGAAGCGCCTACCTTCTATAAACTCAGTGGTAGCCTCAGAGAAGCGCCTACCTTCTATAAACTCAGTGGTAGCATCAGAGAAGCACCTACCTTCTATAAGCTCAGTAGTAGCATCAGAGAAGTACCTACCTTCTATAAGCTCAGTAGTAGCATTAGAGAAGCGCCTACCTTCCATAAGCTCAGTAGTAGCATCAGAGAAGCGCCTACCTTCTATAAGCTCAGTAGTAGCATCAGAGAAGCGCCTACCTTCTATAAGCTCCCTAGTAACATCAGAGAAACGCCTACCTTCTATGAGCACAGTAGTAGCATCAGAGAAGCACCTACCTTCTATAAGCTCAGTAGTAGCATCAGAGAAGTGCCTACCTTCTATAAGCTCAGTAGTAGCATCAGAGAAGCGCCTACCTTCTATAAACTCAGTGGTAGCATCAGAGAAGCACCTACCTTCTATAAGCTCAGTAGTAGTATCAGAGAAGCGCCTACCTTCTATAAGATCCCTAGTAACATCATAGAAACGCCTACCTTCTATGAGCACAGTAGTAGCATCAGAGAAGCACCTACCTTCTATAAGCTCAGTAGTAGCATCAGAGAAGCGCCTACCTTATATCGAGCTTAA